A genomic window from Lotus japonicus ecotype B-129 chromosome 1, LjGifu_v1.2 includes:
- the LOC130729222 gene encoding phosphatidylinositol:ceramide inositolphosphotransferase 1-like, translating into MSFYIGREASKLWKRVCAETTTEINLLAENWKYLLGGLVCQYIHGLAARGVHYLHKPGPTLQDLGFYLLPELGQDNAYISETLFSAIFLSFVLWTFHPFIFKSKKIYTVLIWCRVLAFLVASQALRIVTFYSTQLPGPNYHCREGSKLATLPRPESVLEVLLINFPRGVIYGCGDLIFSSHMIFTLVFVITYQRYGTRRCIKQLGWFLAVTQSLLIIASRKHYTVDVVVAWYTVNLVVFFVEKKLPELPDRTTAASALLLPLSTKDRDGRTKEENHKLMNGNSIDPADWRQRTQTNGKILEDGHADSAMNGA; encoded by the exons ATGTCGTTTTACATTGGTCGCGAGGCTTCAAAG CTATGGAAGAGAGTTTGTGCAGAAACAACTACAGAGATCAACCTCCTTGCGGAGAATTGGAAGTACCTTCTCGGTGGTCTAGTTTGTCAG TACATTCATGGTTTGGCTGCCAGAGGAGTTCATTATTTACATAAGCCTGGCCCGACGCTACAGGATCTTGGTTTCTACCTTCTTCCG GAGCTTGGGCAAGACAACGCTTACATTAGTGAAACTCTGTTTTCTGCTATCTTTTTATCATTTGTACTG TGGACGTTTCATCCTTTCATATTCAAGAGCAAAAAGATCTACACAGTTCTAATATGGTGCAGGGTTCTAGCTTTCTTAGTT GCTTCTCAAGCTCTTCGAATAGTGACATTTTATTCCACGCAGCTTCCTGGTCCAAACTACCATTGCCGTGAG GGATCTAAACTTGCGACACTGCCTCGTCCAGAAAGTGTCCTTGAAGTCCTCTTGATCAATT TTCCTCGTGGCGTGATATATGGATGTGGTGATTTGATATTTTCATCACACATGATCTTCACTCTAGTCTTTGTTATTACATATCAAAGATATGGCACACGAAG GTGTATAAAGCAGCTAGGGTGGTTTCTTGCTGTGACTCAAAGTCTTCTGATAATAGCATCTCGCAAGCATTATACAGTTGATGTAGTTGTTGCCTG GTATACTGTGAATTTGGTGGTATTTTTTGTTGAGAAGAAATTGCCAG AATTGCCAGACCGGACTACTGCAGCTTCAGCCCTGCTTCTACCATTGAGCACCAAAGACAGAGATGGCAGAACCAAAGAAGAGAACCACAAGTTAATGAATGGGAATTCCATTGACCCTGCAGATTGG AGACAGAGAACGCAAACAAATGGTAAGATTCTGGAAGATGGCCATGCTGACTCTGCCATGAATGGTGCCTAG
- the LOC130729223 gene encoding uncharacterized protein LOC130729223, whose amino-acid sequence MPFNYNIHPSNELFKPSDDLWFSGDARKINSKRQSSLKSAKESSARPQSYPCPRDQNKLKSKSNFDPCHEEKLDTLGEIFRRESVNGSSTQHDELVKHMSNLPSFLKGSSDRGKNIQGKALNVGVLDWSRLEKWKNKSSEESSSSSRAATTSSTTTRGHKKHGDRKGSRSSSVKGSYKEGLTESSKQHSQNVKRYQHSETEIRTLGDELRMTAFEFQSIGKTHLDKSLQKEKRSDQDNVRNFASESTHHGVSLVPNENSNGWDFEAQNSMGGLKQHCLKKRERNLNSISHKGLPSLESKYKGSSFSSQNKMSSKAKKNMDEVQETDFDVGYKQYRGMPSNIVLLRPRKFLESSSEDYFQLSQSRTSSDEIFSESSQSSSSYVSLYEEVYTEDVSSEASHLSVLHSVTNLASSRTTEHTANADLDHSSHSNEMSSLTSEDNCIEKDISDIKLRNQCSFTNMNEPQDHETAEQTTLNAWNSSSQPRLGFGLNRIGRSFSFKESSTLPKHSSKDVSAKSGPLTFEPSGYLDNSTTGHNRTRSYGSFRRLLDPILKHKASNIHHSAECSPARSMNLPAEKGKESSIQAFLQLTIKNGLPLFKFVINSERKVLAATMKSLEKDGVGCYFTFYLVNEIKKKGGKWVNHWNKEKNCGYEYKVVGQMKISSSRITESSDQTKCVEKDYVLFSVDVDQGPPDFTKSKELAAVVMETPCEDASHEGLYSDNLQKMGCLKCLEDEICFCSSQEIDIPGRITVILPGGVHSSPSKGEPSPLIHRWKMGGICDCGGWDVGCKLLGLSNKYHSSNVPRSLKSYLERFQLFVQEGAEQNTSLFALAPLKDGFYSVEFSSRINHLQAFFISIAVLNSQKVSSSLETGYKPEEINRELQVKARLHYNPIPPLSPVDRV is encoded by the exons ATGCCATTCAATTACAATATACACCCAAGTAATGAGTTGTTTAAACCCTCTGATGATCTGTGGTTCAGTGGAGACGCTAGAAAGATCAATTCAAAACGGCAAAGTAGCTTGAAATCAGCAAAGGAGAGCTCTGCTAGGCCCCAATCCTATCCATGTCCAAGGGatcaaaataaattgaaatCAAAGTCCAATTTTGATCCTTGCCATGAAGAAAAGCTGGATACATTAGGGGAGATTTTTCGCCGGGAGAGCGTGAACGGAAGCTCAACGCAACATGATGAGCTTGTTAAGCATATGTCTAATTTGCCAAGTTTTCTCAAAGGTTCTTCTGATAGAGGAAAAAACATTCAAGGGAAGGCTTTAAATGTCGGGGTTCTTGATTGGTCACGACTCGAGAAATGGAAGAACAAGAGCAGtgaagaatcatcatcatcatcaagggCTGCCACCACATCATCTACTACAACAAGAGGCCATAAAAAGCATGGCGATCGAAAAGGTTCACGTTCTTCAAGTGTCAAGGGATCTTATAAAGAAGGCCTTACTGAAAGTTCCAAACAGCATTCTCAGAATGTAAAAAGATATCAACATTCTGAAACTGAAATAAGGACTCTTGGAGATGAGCTCAGAATGACAGCCTTTGAATTTCAGTCCATTGGGAAGACTCACTTAGATAAATCACTTCAAAAGGAGAAAAGGAGCGACCAAGATAATGTAAGGAATTTTGCATCAGAGTCCACGCATCACGGGGTCTCACTAGTTCCTAATGAAAATTCAAATGGTTGGGATTTTGAAGCTCAGAATAGCATGGGGGGTTTGAAACAGCATTGCCTCAAGAAACGGGAGAGAAATCTCAACTCCATTTCTCATAAGGGACTTCCATCTTTAGAATCAAAATACAAAGGTAGCTCATTTAGTTCTCAGAATAAAATGTCAAGTAAAGCCAAGAAAAATATGGATGAAGTTCAGGAGACAGATTTTGATGTTGGTTATAAACAATACCGTGGCATGCCTAGTAATATTGTGCTCCTTCGTCCCCGGAAATTCCTGGAATCGAGTTCTGAAGATTATTTTCAGCTTTCTCAGTCAAGAACTTCATCAGATGAAATTTTTTCAGAATCAAGCCAGAGTAGTTCATCCTATGTTTCCCTTTACGAGGAGGTTTACACTGAAGATgtatcttctgaagcttcacaTTTAAGTGTACTGCATTCTGTGACTAATCTCGCTTCTTCAAGAACAACAGAACACACTGCCAATGCTGATCTAGATCATTCTTCACATTCAAATGAGATGTCTAGTCTCACATCAGAAGATAATTGCATTGAAAAGGATATCTCGGACATCAAGCTAAGAAATCAGTGTTCTTTCACTAATATGAATGAACCACAGGACCATGAAACTGCTGAGCAGACAACACTGAATGCCTGGAATTCCTCTTCTCAACCTCGTCTCGGCTTCGGCTTAAATCGGATTGGAAGAAGCTTCAGTTTCAAGGAAAGTTCTACCCTTCCAAAACATAGCTCCAAGGATGTTAGTGCTAAGTCTGGTCCATTGACATTTGAACCTTCTGGTTATTTGGACAATTCAACAACCGGTCACAACAGAACCAGGTCCTACGGCTCCTTTCGGAGGTTATTAGACCCCATATTGAAGCATAAGGCATCAAACATTCACCATTCAGCTGAATGCAGTCCGGCAAGAAGCATGAATCTTCCTGCTGAAAAAGGCAAGGAGTCATCAATTCAAGCCTTTTTGCAGCTAACAATAAAAAATGGACTACCATTGTTTAAATTTGTGATCAACAGTGAAAGAAAGGTTCTTGCAGCTACCATGAAAAGCTTGGAGAAGGATGGTGTAGGCTGCTATTTCACATTCTACCTCGTTaatgaaattaagaaaaaaggCGGTAAATGGGTGAATCACTGGAATAAAGAGAAAAACTGTGGATATGAATACAAAGTtgttggtcagatgaagatttCTAGCTCTAGAATCACTGAGTCAAGTGATCAGACCAAGTGTGTGGAAAAAGATTATGTTCTGTTCAGCGTTGACGTCGACCAAGGACCCCCAGATTTTACCAAGAGCAAGGAGCTTGCAGCTGTTGTTATGGAAACCCCTTGTGAAGATGCAAGTCATGAAGGACTCTATAGTGATAATTTGCAGAAGATGGGATGCTTAAAATGCTTGGAAGATGAAATATGCTTTTGCAGCTCACAAGAAATTGATATCCCTGGTAGAATTACAGTTATACTTCCGGGTGGTGTGCATAGTTCACCAAGCAAAGGAGAACCTTCGCCGTTGATCCATCGATGGAAAATGGGGGGAATTTGTGATTGTGGAGGTTGGGATGTTGGATGCAAACTTCTTGGCCTCTCTAACAAGTACCACAGTTCAAATGTTCCAAGAAGTTTAAAATCTTACCTTGAGAGATTTCAACTTTTTGTTCAG GAAGGAGCTGAGCAAAACACATCCCTATTTGCCTTGGCGCCTTTGAAGGATGGATTCTACTCAGTTGAGTTCAGTTCAAGAATCAATCATTTGCAGGCATTCTTCATTTCTATTGCGGTTTTAAACAGCCAGAAAGTATCAAGTTCCTTGGAAACTGGTTACAAGCCAGAAGAGATCAATAGGGAACTTCAGGTGAAAGCACGTTTACATTATAATCCAATTCCACCACTCTCCCCTGTTGACAGAGTTTAA